The Longimicrobium sp. genome includes a window with the following:
- a CDS encoding AcvB/VirJ family lysyl-phosphatidylglycerol hydrolase: protein MATGCSSVRVPLVPGDSAAPVRSLPVREMPARRGAGEGAVFAVVLTGDGPVRGLGDRLGRELAREGFPAAVWSSLRYYWSPKTPEEGAADLDRLIRHYARVWGKARVVLVGYSMGADVLPFLVNRLPPDTRARVAGVALLALAGDAVFQFRVEQWWGPTSAPTLPTCPELEGLAGLHVLCVYGRGDPMTVCPALRGTPVTVVELRGGHHFTADHRRLEHVVVRLAREAEAAGGPERDPTLP, encoded by the coding sequence GTGGCGACGGGGTGCAGCAGCGTGCGCGTCCCCCTGGTGCCGGGGGACTCCGCGGCGCCGGTGCGCTCGCTGCCGGTGCGCGAGATGCCGGCGCGGCGCGGGGCGGGCGAGGGGGCGGTGTTCGCCGTCGTGCTCACGGGCGACGGGCCGGTGCGCGGGCTGGGCGACCGGCTGGGGCGGGAGCTGGCGCGGGAGGGCTTCCCCGCGGCGGTGTGGAGCAGCCTGCGCTACTACTGGAGCCCGAAGACGCCGGAGGAGGGCGCGGCGGACCTGGACCGGCTGATCCGCCACTACGCGCGGGTCTGGGGGAAGGCGCGCGTGGTGCTGGTGGGGTACTCGATGGGCGCCGACGTGCTCCCCTTCCTGGTCAACCGCCTCCCGCCCGACACGCGCGCGCGGGTGGCCGGCGTGGCCCTGCTGGCGCTGGCGGGCGACGCGGTGTTCCAGTTCCGCGTGGAGCAGTGGTGGGGCCCCACCAGCGCGCCGACGCTGCCCACGTGTCCCGAGCTGGAGGGCCTCGCGGGCCTCCACGTGCTCTGCGTCTACGGCCGCGGCGACCCGATGACGGTCTGCCCGGCGCTGCGCGGCACCCCGGTGACCGTGGTCGAGCTGAGGGGCGGCCACCACTTCACCGCGGACCACCGGCGCCTGGAGCACGTCGTCGTCCGCCTGGCGCGCGAGGCGGAGGCGGCGGGCGGCCCCGAGCGCGATCCCACGCTCCCGTAG
- the mprF gene encoding bifunctional lysylphosphatidylglycerol flippase/synthetase MprF, producing MDHAAPAPEPLAAEQPAPPPRWGALRRWLPPLMGLALFAAGIAVLHADLRQVSYAEVRSTLRTLHPSALLLAALFTALNFAVLVGFDWLAFRYIGRRAAAWRVAVVSFTGYAISNAVGWALVSGTSVRYRFYSRWGLTAGEISRIIVFYSASFWLGLLVLGGYGLAFDPHPGMAELAGGTAVRLLGALLLALALAYAALVLIRRKPVRAGPVELPLPPACTVFLQYLLSTVDWALAGAVLYALLPETGLTFPELLSAFLAAQLVGLVSHVPGGVGVFEGTMAFLLRGHLAPEQLVSSLLLYRLVYYVAPLALALAILVADEVRLRRHVLARWGSAFGALTGQVTPKVLAVFTFLAGVVLLVSGATPAERERMQVLDRFLPLVVLEASHFLGSVAGVGLLFISNGVFRRLDIAWYMAVGTLVAGIAASLLKGADYEEAAFLAVVLGGLVVSGPAFDRRARFWAARFSVGWLLAVVAVVGASIWLGTFAFSHVEYSSDLWWRFALNQDAPRTLRASVGATVAILVFGVLRLMRPAPPDEVQPTDGELEEAGRLLASQSSTPPYLVYLRDKALLFNPERTACLMYAVQGKTWVVYGDPLGDPAATPGLIRQFFGRCDDFGAIPVFYQVPKESLHRYADFGLTFVKLGEEAWVPLDAFSLDGAENKPFRLVLNRFARSGMTFRVAPPGEVPALLARAREVSDDWLRGKAAGEKGFSLGFFAEDYLRRFPMALVEDGDRLVAFATVWPGPDGTELSVDLMRYRSDAPKNVMEVLLLQLMLWGKERGFRRFNLGMAPLSGLEMSALAPVWTRVGSWLFERGGALYNFQGLRTYKEKFHPVWEPRYLAYPGGLNLPRIMADVSALIAGGYRRIFRR from the coding sequence GTGGACCACGCCGCCCCCGCCCCCGAGCCGCTCGCCGCCGAGCAGCCCGCCCCGCCGCCGCGCTGGGGCGCGCTGCGCCGGTGGCTGCCGCCGCTGATGGGGCTCGCCCTGTTCGCGGCGGGGATCGCGGTGCTGCACGCGGACCTGCGCCAGGTGAGCTACGCCGAGGTGCGCTCGACGCTCCGCACCCTGCACCCGTCCGCGCTCCTCCTGGCGGCGCTCTTCACCGCGCTCAACTTCGCGGTGCTGGTCGGATTCGACTGGCTGGCCTTCCGCTACATCGGGCGGCGGGCGGCGGCGTGGCGGGTGGCGGTGGTCTCGTTCACCGGCTACGCCATCAGCAACGCCGTGGGGTGGGCGCTCGTCTCCGGCACCAGCGTGCGCTACCGCTTCTACTCGCGCTGGGGGCTCACCGCGGGCGAGATCTCGCGCATCATCGTCTTCTACTCGGCCTCGTTCTGGCTCGGCCTCCTGGTCCTGGGCGGCTACGGGCTGGCGTTCGACCCCCACCCGGGGATGGCGGAGCTGGCCGGCGGCACGGCGGTGAGGCTCCTGGGCGCGCTCCTGCTGGCGCTGGCCCTCGCCTACGCGGCGCTCGTGCTGATCCGCCGCAAGCCGGTCCGCGCCGGCCCCGTGGAGCTGCCGCTGCCGCCCGCGTGCACGGTCTTCCTCCAGTACCTGCTCTCGACGGTGGACTGGGCGCTGGCCGGGGCGGTGCTCTACGCGCTGCTGCCGGAGACGGGGCTCACCTTCCCGGAGCTGCTCTCGGCGTTCCTGGCGGCGCAGCTCGTCGGGCTGGTGAGCCACGTCCCGGGCGGGGTGGGCGTCTTCGAGGGGACGATGGCGTTCCTGCTGCGGGGGCACCTGGCGCCGGAGCAGCTGGTCTCCTCGCTGCTCCTCTACCGCCTGGTCTACTACGTGGCCCCGCTGGCCCTGGCGCTCGCCATCCTAGTGGCCGACGAGGTGCGGCTCCGGCGGCACGTGCTGGCGCGCTGGGGGAGCGCGTTCGGGGCGCTCACCGGGCAGGTGACGCCCAAGGTGCTGGCCGTCTTCACCTTCCTGGCCGGCGTCGTCCTCCTGGTGTCGGGCGCCACCCCGGCCGAGCGCGAGCGGATGCAGGTGCTCGACCGCTTCCTCCCGCTGGTGGTGCTGGAGGCGTCGCACTTCCTGGGGAGCGTGGCCGGGGTGGGGCTGCTCTTCATCTCCAACGGCGTCTTCCGGCGGCTCGACATCGCCTGGTACATGGCGGTGGGGACGCTCGTGGCGGGGATCGCGGCGTCGCTGCTGAAGGGGGCGGACTACGAGGAGGCGGCGTTCCTGGCCGTCGTCCTGGGCGGGCTGGTGGTGAGCGGCCCGGCGTTCGACCGGCGGGCGCGCTTCTGGGCGGCGCGCTTCTCGGTGGGGTGGCTGCTGGCGGTGGTGGCCGTGGTGGGCGCGTCGATCTGGCTGGGGACGTTCGCCTTCAGCCACGTGGAGTACTCGAGCGACCTGTGGTGGCGCTTCGCGCTCAACCAGGACGCGCCCCGCACCCTGCGCGCGTCGGTGGGGGCCACGGTGGCGATCCTGGTGTTCGGGGTCCTGCGCCTGATGCGTCCCGCGCCGCCCGACGAGGTGCAGCCGACCGACGGGGAGCTGGAGGAGGCGGGGCGGCTCCTGGCCAGCCAGTCCTCCACGCCGCCGTACCTGGTGTACCTGCGCGACAAGGCGCTCCTCTTCAACCCCGAGCGCACGGCGTGCCTGATGTACGCGGTGCAGGGGAAGACGTGGGTCGTCTACGGCGACCCGCTGGGCGACCCCGCGGCCACCCCCGGGCTCATCCGCCAGTTCTTCGGCCGCTGCGACGACTTCGGCGCGATCCCCGTCTTCTACCAGGTGCCCAAGGAGAGCCTGCACCGCTACGCCGACTTCGGGCTCACCTTCGTGAAGCTGGGCGAGGAGGCGTGGGTGCCGCTGGACGCCTTCTCGCTGGACGGGGCGGAGAACAAGCCCTTCCGGCTGGTGCTGAACCGCTTCGCGCGCAGCGGGATGACGTTCCGCGTGGCGCCGCCCGGGGAGGTGCCGGCGCTGCTGGCGCGCGCGCGCGAGGTGTCGGACGACTGGCTGCGCGGCAAGGCGGCGGGCGAGAAGGGGTTCTCGCTGGGGTTCTTCGCCGAGGACTACCTGCGGCGCTTCCCGATGGCGCTGGTGGAGGACGGGGACCGGCTGGTGGCGTTCGCCACGGTGTGGCCGGGGCCGGACGGGACGGAGCTCTCGGTGGACCTGATGCGCTACCGCTCCGACGCGCCGAAGAACGTGATGGAGGTGCTCCTGCTGCAGCTGATGCTGTGGGGGAAGGAGCGCGGCTTCCGGCGCTTCAACCTGGGGATGGCGCCGCTGTCGGGGCTGGAGATGTCGGCGCTGGCGCCGGTGTGGACGCGGGTGGGGAGCTGGCTCTTCGAGCGGGGGGGCGCGCTCTACAACTTCCAGGGACTCCGGACCTACAAGGAGAAGTTCCACCCCGTGTGGGAGCCGCGCTACCTGGCCTACCCCGGCGGCCTGAACCTGCCGCGCATCATGGCCGACGTGTCGGCGCTGATCGCGGGCGGGTACCGGCGGATTTTCAGGAGATGA
- a CDS encoding S8 family serine peptidase has protein sequence MRRSIPLAALAAAVGLAACEGGTPVAAPGGPLAARSENAPIYLVTFQDNVADVAGTAGELAREHGFGVRFVREFAARGFSAAIPEHRVAAIASDPRVKLVERDGFVQLIRPIEIQARPGGGGSGGQVTPWGITRVGGAGDGTGKTAWILDTGIDMAHADLNTSKACHTYFAGTSPADGNGHGTHVAGTIAAKNNGIDVVGVAANAYVCSVRVLGNSGSGSYEGIVNGVNYVAAHGANGDVANMSLTGIGSNATLENAVRDAAGKGIKFALAAGNSGDFAGNETPARLNAANVYTISAINSSDCMPSWSNWGNPPVDYAAPGVSIVSTRKGGGTTSMSGTSMAAPHVAGILLLGSIRTSGSAKCDPDGNPDPIASR, from the coding sequence ATGCGCCGCTCCATCCCGCTCGCCGCGCTCGCCGCGGCCGTCGGCCTGGCCGCCTGCGAAGGCGGCACCCCCGTGGCCGCGCCCGGCGGCCCGCTGGCCGCCCGCTCCGAGAACGCGCCGATCTACCTGGTCACCTTCCAGGACAACGTGGCCGACGTGGCCGGCACGGCCGGCGAGCTGGCCCGCGAGCACGGCTTCGGGGTGCGCTTCGTCCGCGAGTTCGCGGCGCGCGGCTTCTCGGCCGCCATCCCCGAGCACCGCGTCGCGGCCATCGCCAGCGACCCGCGGGTGAAGCTGGTGGAGCGGGACGGCTTCGTGCAGCTCATCCGGCCGATCGAGATCCAGGCGCGGCCGGGCGGCGGCGGGAGCGGCGGCCAGGTGACGCCGTGGGGGATCACCCGCGTGGGCGGCGCCGGCGACGGCACGGGGAAGACGGCGTGGATCCTGGACACCGGGATCGACATGGCGCACGCCGACCTGAACACCAGCAAGGCCTGCCACACCTACTTCGCGGGCACCAGCCCCGCCGACGGCAACGGGCACGGCACGCACGTGGCCGGCACCATCGCGGCGAAGAACAACGGCATCGACGTGGTGGGCGTGGCGGCCAACGCCTACGTCTGCTCGGTGCGCGTGCTGGGCAACAGCGGCAGCGGCAGCTACGAGGGGATCGTCAACGGCGTCAACTACGTGGCCGCGCACGGCGCCAACGGCGACGTGGCCAACATGAGCCTCACCGGCATCGGCTCCAACGCCACCCTGGAGAACGCGGTGCGCGACGCCGCCGGCAAGGGGATCAAGTTCGCGCTGGCCGCCGGCAACAGCGGCGACTTCGCGGGGAACGAGACGCCGGCCCGCCTGAACGCGGCGAACGTCTACACCATCTCGGCCATCAACAGCAGCGACTGCATGCCCAGCTGGTCGAACTGGGGGAACCCGCCGGTGGACTACGCCGCGCCGGGCGTGAGCATCGTCTCCACCCGCAAGGGCGGCGGCACCACCAGCATGAGCGGCACCTCGATGGCGGCGCCGCACGTGGCGGGGATCCTGCTGCTGGGGAGCATCCGCACCAGCGGCTCCGCCAAGTGCGACCCCGACGGCAACCCCGACCCGATCGCCAGCCGCTGA